In Papaver somniferum cultivar HN1 chromosome 9, ASM357369v1, whole genome shotgun sequence, the genomic stretch GACTACATTACAAACTGATTTAACAGAAACTAGACTACCAACATAAGTGTGCACGTTGTCCAATTTTTGATAAGCACGTGTATCCATGAATTTCGTTCTTCTGCTTATTGGGTTATACAACACTAAATCCTCATTATGCTTGTTTGAAAAAATACCCCAGACTTTACATAATAAGATCTCACCATTCTGAAAAGACTGTATTGGCCTCAAATTGATACCTGTGTTCAATGTGCTAATGCTAAAAACTTTAGTCCAAGAATCCATCACTCCATATTCCTTCAAAATCCATACATCCACACTCGCACTATTAAGCGGATTCCCAAGTAAGCAAAGGTTACCACCCAACAAACAAAGAGCAAAATCAGATATATCCACACGTCCACGTTTTTCACACAGAGGGAAAGGTAGTTGCATTTCTTTGAAATTCTCGTCCCCTAtatcaaaagaaacaataactctattggCCGCTTCATTGACTCTGCTTCTAGTACCTAGCATCCAATGAAGAACCCCATTTAAATGCACCCCATTTACTCTGCTGATACAAATACTATAAGGAATATCCTGGAGGATTCTCCATGAGTCTGTTCCTAAAGTATGAACTATGACGCGCGAAAAAGAATCCCAATCACCAGTAACAATTCTCACTACCTTGTAATCACAGgtcttgcaatcgtaaccaaaccCATAGCTTCTAATACTAGGAATACCTGAAACTCGTGGTAATTTCACGTACTCATTCGTACATGGGTTCCAAATGCAAACCACTTTAGGTTTGGATTTAAGGCAGATCAAACCGTTACAAGAGCCAAGGATTTCGACAAAGCACTGGTGGTACTTGAATGGACAACAAAACTTCACACGCTGATCAAATAAAGACAATGAATGGTTGTAATCAACCGAAGGGAATGTAGCAAAACCATCATCATCGTATTTGGTAAGGATGAGACGGAAGTAGTTCATTCGATTAGAATGGTATAAATGCATTTTAATAAAATCAGGGTTTCTGAACAGATTATACCAGCTCTTGCAAACAGATCTGAATCTTAAGATGGATTTAACTAGTAACCTTGTGAGGATGTCCATGATGATCTCCTCTGGAAGATGTCTCCGTTCTACAATTACTCCTGTTCTTCCCGCTTTCATTCTTTTACTTCCttttcttgctcttcttcttatctttcttcttctcctgctgtaTGTAAAAATCCATTTCTTCATCATTGATGCCATCAATGGAACTGTGATTTTAGATTTCTTCTTGATCATAGCTAATAAAATTGAGGGGAACAGCGGTCAGGAACTTAGGGTTTAACTGTGCCGTGTTTCTTCCGCTCTCTTTTGGTTACTCTCTCCGTCTCTCCCTCCAATAAATgtttagatgaagaagatgaacctTAGTCCATCGAGGCCCAAGTCAGTATGTGTGTCGGTCCCGGTCTTAGGGGTGAGCATTCGGGCGGGCAATCCATGGTTTCCATCCGGCCCAACCGCATTTTTGTCGATGGATGTCTTGGCAGTTCATTAGTGAATCTCGGAGGAGACTCGTCAGAGATTCTGGAGTTAAACTGGCTGATAGTGGTGGTTCTTCGTCTGCAAATAAGCTAGAAAGCGACGCTGGACAGattagttttcaaactccaagTATTTTACATTCTGCTTATTTTCCCGTATGCCTATATCTCTCTGGATTTCTTGTTATGAGTAGTATTAGAATCAATAATTTCATGAATTTAGTCTATCCGGTTGTGTCTTATTTTTGGGAATTCGTTAAGATCATGTCCTGGAACTGTCAGGGATTAGGACCACCTCACACTAGACAACAATTAAAAAAACTCATTCATTCTCATGAGCCAAACATCCTATTTTTGTCTGAAACAAAACAATATCATTCTTTTGTTGAAAATACACTGCATGCTTCAATGTTTTATAATCATGTATGTCAAGATCCTGTTGGTAAAGCTGGTGGATTGGTGGTTGCTTGGGATAAAAATGTGAAACTTCAGGTTCTTTTCAAGGATGATAATCAGATTAACTGTAGTGTGTGGGATGAGAAATTCAAAACTGAATGGATTTTAACCTGTATGTATGGTAGTCCATACAAAAACCATAGAAAGGATGAGTCTTggaaaatagttaaccaaatgggtGTAGATATGAATCATTCTTGGCTTATTTTAGGAGACCTCAATGTGATTTTAAATTATAATGGAAAAAGAGGGGGAAATGATGCTAATGG encodes the following:
- the LOC113307529 gene encoding F-box/kelch-repeat protein At3g06240-like yields the protein MIKKKSKITVPLMASMMKKWIFTYSRRRRKIRRRARKGSKRMKAGRTGVIVERRHLPEEIIMDILTRLLVKSILRFRSVCKSWYNLFRNPDFIKMHLYHSNRMNYFRLILTKYDDDGFATFPSVDYNHSLSLFDQRVKFCCPFKYHQCFVEILGSCNGLICLKSKPKVVCIWNPCTNEYVKLPRVSGIPSIRSYGFGYDCKTCDYKVVRIVTGDWDSFSRVIVHTLGTDSWRILQDIPYSICISRVNGVHLNGVLHWMLGTRSRVNEAANRVIVSFDIGDENFKEMQLPFPLCEKRGRVDISDFALCLLGGNLCLLGNPLNSASVDVWILKEYGVMDSWTKVFSISTLNTGINLRPIQSFQNGEILLCKVWGIFSNKHNEDLVLYNPISRRTKFMDTRAYQKLDNVHTYVGSLVSVKSVCNVVQEETLDAIV